From the Verrucomicrobiota bacterium genome, the window GCGATCGTCGGCGACGCCATCTTCGCCGGCTCGATGGGCGGCGCGAAGGACCATGGTCCGCTGGCGAAGTCGAAGGTGCGCGACCAGATTCTCTCCCTGCCCGCGACCACGCTCATCTGCCCCGGCCACGGCCCGCTCACGACCGTCGGTGAGCAGCGGGAGCACAATCCATTCTTCCATTGAAACCCGGAAGCGGAGGGTCACTTCGCCGGCCGCTCGACATTGGAAGGCCGGGCTACGGGGCGACCCGCGAGGCGACCGCGTCCAAATCCACGATCGCCGCCCGATCCCCGGCGCGTTGCGCGAGGTCGCACATCAAGTCGATCGCGCGGAACTCGGGGTCCATCGCGGAAAGACACGCGGGGTGGCCGAGAAAATCGAAGAGCGCGCGCTCGGCGATGCACCACTCCACGGCGAGGCGGATGGCCTTGAGAAACCACTCCAGCTTCCACCGGCCGTTTCGAAACGCGCCGATGTCGCTGATGGGCGCCATGGGAATCTCCACGAGCCCGCTGCTGTAGCGGGACGGTTGCGCCGCGGCCTGCGCCTTCACGATGCCGTCGAGCACCGAAGCGCCGGGTTCTTCGCCCGGCCTGGAGTTTGGGTGAGTTGGATACTTGCCGCTGCACCACTTGAATCCGAGGTCGAGGAGCATCCGCTGCAAGTGCGGGGAATCCTCGAGACCGTTGCTGAAGCCGCCGGGCGTGCGGAAGCCCGCGGGCGCGGCGCCGAGGCGCGACTTCATGGCCTCCGTGCAGAGCGCGATGTTCTCGCGCACGATTTGCGGCACGGTCCTGCCTTCGATCAACCAGGGCGCCCGCTGGAACCGAAACTGCACCTCCGCCGGCCTGGTCGCCTTCATGTGGACGTGGTCGTAGGTGTGGTTCCCGATGCGGTGGCCGGCGGCAAGCAGCTCCTTGAGCCAGTCCACGTTCTCCTGCTCGAGCGCGCGGCCGACGAGGAAGAAGTGGATCACGCCGCCGCGGGCCTTCACGCGGCGCGCGGCCTCGAGCGCGTAGCGTTTCGTCGCCGCGTCGAGGTTGCCCTTCTCGTAATCCCACTGCGTGTCTTCCCAGCGCGGGAAATTGCGCGCCATCTCCAGATCCAGCGAGATGGCGATGTGCGCCTTGCGCGGGCCTTCCGCCGCGCCCGAGCGGAGGTGCGCGCCCGCCGCGGCGAGCGCGGTGCCCGCAAGGAACTCACGGCGTGACGCGGCGCGCGCGTTCATCGGGACTTGGGCGCCGGGTCCAGCCTCACCCAGCTCACTTGCGTGACGAGGTTGTTGAGCGCGGCGAAGCTGATGTGCGCGTTGGTCGCGTGGCGCGGCGATTTGTTCGAGGGGAACGTCGCCAGCGTCGCGTCGCCCACGAGGAATACATTGAAGTCCTTGCGCAGGTTCTCGAAGCCCGCCGTCGTCCGGGCGTAGCACATGTCCGTCGCGTAGCCGACAAGCAGCACATGGCGCACGCCGTGGTCGGCGAGGAACTTCCGCAGCGGCTCGTAGCCGGCGGCGTCGTAGATGACGACATCGTCCGCGTGCGGCGCCGCATCGCGAGTCACCGGGATCGGCAGGTCCCAAAAGCCCGCGCCGTTGTAGCGGGCGCCGGCGTCGAGCCCGGGGAACTGCTTGAAGTAATCCACCACGGGCTTGTCGGCGGAGAGCGTGAGCGTCGCGGGCAGGGGCTCGCCGCGGTAGTTGAAGCCGTTGAGTTTCGCGTCGAGTTCCTTCACGCCTTCGGCCCGCTCCGCCGCGGACGGCGTGCGCGTGAAAGAGCGATACAGCTTGCGGCGGATCGGATCCTCGGCGCCCGGCAGCGAGTGCATCACGAACTTCACGCGGCTTCGAAGCGACTGGATGAACGGCACGATGACTTCGCGCGTGTGCCGGCCCCCGAGCCTGTTTTTTTCAAGCGTGCAGAAGTCCGCCACGCCCGCGGGCTCCGGCGTGCGCCAGCCCTGCCCGTCGTCGATGCCCCAAGGATGCACGAAGATGATCGCGGTCGCCCCGGCGCGGAGGTCGTTGGGCATCTCGATGATGCCGCGCGCGTTGTAACTGAAGCGCCACGCCCGCACGTGCAAATCCGCACCCTCATCCCGCACCAGCGCCGGCGCCTCGAAGCGCGTGAGCTCCTCGACGGGCGCTACGAATTCCGGATGGTCTGCGAGCAGCGGCCCGGGGTTGGCGCGGCGCGTGAGCGTGTTGGAGAAGTTCCGGATGGCGCCGTCGCCCGCAAGCGCCGGGCCGAAGCCGAGGAGAACCGCGAGGAGGACAAGCCTTGAGTGCATGCGCCCTTATCGCGCCCCGGCGCGCGCGTGTCAAACGCCACCACCACACGGGCCTCAAGCGATGCGCATCGTCAGGCCGCCGTCAATCACCACGGTCTCGCCCGCGATGTAGTCGTTCTTCACGAGCATCGTGATGACGTCGGCGACCTGCGCGGTCGTGCCTTCGCGCTTGAGCGGGATGCGGTGGTCGAGGTTGAGCCGCTTCTGTTCCTCGCTCATCGTCGCGTGAAAATCCGTGCGAATGACGCCGGGCGCGACGCAGTTGATGCGGATGTTGTCGCCCGCAAACTCGCGCGCGAGCGCGCGCGTGACCTGCGGCACCGCGCCCTTGGCCGCCTGATACGCGACGTTGGTGACGAGCGCGCGGATGCCGGCGGTCGAGGAAATCGTGATGATCGCGCCTTCCTTCTTCGCGCGCATCCCGGGGATCACCGCGCGGCACAGGTGGAAGATGGCGTGGACGTGCACGTCAAACGCCGCCATCCATTGCTCCTCGGTGATCTCGAAAAGCCTGCCATTCACCGGCCCGCCCGCCGAATGGACCAGCACGTCCACGACGCCCAGCCTGGACTCGGTCTCGCGCACCGCGCGCGCGCAATCCGCGGGCTTGCCGAAGTCCGCCGTGATCAACTCGCAGCGGCGGCCCACTGCGCGCACGGCGTCTCGCGTCGCCTTCGCCTCGGCGTCATCGCGCCGGCCGGCGATGGCGACGTCCGCGCCTTCCCGCGCGAAGGCGAGCGCGGCGGCGGCGCCAATGCCGCGGGTGCCGCCGGTGACGAGTGCGATCTTCCCGTTCAGGTTCATGGTGCGCGAGGTGGTATGCGTGTTGCCGCGCGGAGTCAATGGCATTGGAATGGGACGCGGCTCCCTTCTCCGGCTTGCTCTCTCGCGCCGCAGCCCGTAGAACCTCCGCGTGCAAAAAAAACCCGCGCCG encodes:
- a CDS encoding chitin deacetylase, with the translated sequence MNARAASRREFLAGTALAAAGAHLRSGAAEGPRKAHIAISLDLEMARNFPRWEDTQWDYEKGNLDAATKRYALEAARRVKARGGVIHFFLVGRALEQENVDWLKELLAAGHRIGNHTYDHVHMKATRPAEVQFRFQRAPWLIEGRTVPQIVRENIALCTEAMKSRLGAAPAGFRTPGGFSNGLEDSPHLQRMLLDLGFKWCSGKYPTHPNSRPGEEPGASVLDGIVKAQAAAQPSRYSSGLVEIPMAPISDIGAFRNGRWKLEWFLKAIRLAVEWCIAERALFDFLGHPACLSAMDPEFRAIDLMCDLAQRAGDRAAIVDLDAVASRVAP
- a CDS encoding isochorismatase family protein, with the translated sequence MHSRLVLLAVLLGFGPALAGDGAIRNFSNTLTRRANPGPLLADHPEFVAPVEELTRFEAPALVRDEGADLHVRAWRFSYNARGIIEMPNDLRAGATAIIFVHPWGIDDGQGWRTPEPAGVADFCTLEKNRLGGRHTREVIVPFIQSLRSRVKFVMHSLPGAEDPIRRKLYRSFTRTPSAAERAEGVKELDAKLNGFNYRGEPLPATLTLSADKPVVDYFKQFPGLDAGARYNGAGFWDLPIPVTRDAAPHADDVVIYDAAGYEPLRKFLADHGVRHVLLVGYATDMCYARTTAGFENLRKDFNVFLVGDATLATFPSNKSPRHATNAHISFAALNNLVTQVSWVRLDPAPKSR
- a CDS encoding SDR family oxidoreductase, with translation MNLNGKIALVTGGTRGIGAAAALAFAREGADVAIAGRRDDAEAKATRDAVRAVGRRCELITADFGKPADCARAVRETESRLGVVDVLVHSAGGPVNGRLFEITEEQWMAAFDVHVHAIFHLCRAVIPGMRAKKEGAIITISSTAGIRALVTNVAYQAAKGAVPQVTRALAREFAGDNIRINCVAPGVIRTDFHATMSEEQKRLNLDHRIPLKREGTTAQVADVITMLVKNDYIAGETVVIDGGLTMRIA